The Euwallacea similis isolate ESF13 chromosome 18, ESF131.1, whole genome shotgun sequence genome contains a region encoding:
- the LOC136414672 gene encoding palmitoyltransferase ZDHHC15B isoform X2, protein MTMPVPRTENKGHCFWCLKAVKWIPVLFIVTIVIWSYYAYVVQLCLVTVESTLGQILYLFFFHVFFFMFCWCYAQTIFTEIGRVPNNFRVAETDYEAFIQSSNSLEMQNRILENCAKTLPVKNVTVGGSVRFCEKCRMVKPDRTHHCSVCGECVLKMDHHCPWINNCVCFTNYKFFVLFLGYALLYCIYICLTSLPYFIAFWKGDLQGMGRFHILFLFFVAIMFGVSLMSLFGYHCYLVLENRTTLEAFRPPSFRGVGADKYGFHLGRFKNFKQVFGDDPKSWFLPISTSMGDGVTFPQRHLDEDQEGLLHDHPWEEEEVWYP, encoded by the exons ATGACTATGCCCGTTCCTCGGACTGAAAATAAGGGCCATTGCTTCTGGTGTTTGAAAGCTGTTAAATGGATACCTGTACTTTTTATAGTGACAATTGTAATTTGGTCCTATTATGCTTATGTTGTTCAGTTGTGTCTTG TTACTGTTGAAAGCACTTTAGGACAAATTCTTTACCTGTTCTTTTTCCATGTattcttttttatgttttgttggTGTTACGCCCAAACAATCTTTACAGAAATCGGACGAGTGCCTAATAAT TTTAGAGTGGCGGAGACCGATTATGAAGCTTTCATACAAAGCAGTAATTCCTTAGAAATGCAAAACAGAATATTAGAAAACTGCGCTAAGACTTTACCAGTAAAAAATGTGACAGTGGGAGGGAGTGTGCGGTTTTGTGAGAAATGTAGAATGGTCAAACCAGACAGGACGCATCATTGTTCGGTTTGCGGGGAGTGCGTCTTGAAAATGGATCACCATTGCCCATGGATAAACAACTGCGTCTGTTTTACGAACTACAAGTTCTTCGTGTTATTTCTAGGATATGCCTTGCTTTATTGcatttatatttgtttgacGTCTCTCCCTTATTTCATCGCGTTTTGGAAG GGTGATCTCCAAGGAATGGGGAGattccacattttatttttatttttcgtcgCTATTATGTTTGGGGTTAGTTTGATGTCCTTATTTGGATACCACTGTTATTTAGTACTAGAAAATAGAACTACATTGG AAGCATTTAGACCTCCGTCGTTTCGGGGAGTGGGAGCAGATAAATATGGTTTCCATTTAGgtcgttttaaaaatttcaaacaagtCTTTGGAGATGATCCCAAGTCATGGTTTCTCCCCATTAGTACAAG TATGGGAGATGGTGTAACGTTTCCTCAAAGACATCTGGACGAAGACCAGGAAGGATTGCTTCATGATCATCCATGGGAAGAAGAGGAAGTTTGGTATCCATAG
- the LOC136414672 gene encoding palmitoyltransferase ZDHHC15B isoform X1 — MTMPVPRTENKGHCFWCLKAVKWIPVLFIVTIVIWSYYAYVVQLCLVTVESTLGQILYLFFFHVFFFMFCWCYAQTIFTEIGRVPNNFRVAETDYEAFIQSSNSLEMQNRILENCAKTLPVKNVTVGGSVRFCEKCRMVKPDRTHHCSVCGECVLKMDHHCPWINNCVCFTNYKFFVLFLGYALLYCIYICLTSLPYFIAFWKGDLQGMGRFHILFLFFVAIMFGVSLMSLFGYHCYLVLENRTTLEAFRPPSFRGVGADKYGFHLGRFKNFKQVFGDDPKSWFLPISTSLGDGIQYPMHTRLRPSVSYNAADNALNSMGDGVTFPQRHLDEDQEGLLHDHPWEEEEVWYP, encoded by the exons ATGACTATGCCCGTTCCTCGGACTGAAAATAAGGGCCATTGCTTCTGGTGTTTGAAAGCTGTTAAATGGATACCTGTACTTTTTATAGTGACAATTGTAATTTGGTCCTATTATGCTTATGTTGTTCAGTTGTGTCTTG TTACTGTTGAAAGCACTTTAGGACAAATTCTTTACCTGTTCTTTTTCCATGTattcttttttatgttttgttggTGTTACGCCCAAACAATCTTTACAGAAATCGGACGAGTGCCTAATAAT TTTAGAGTGGCGGAGACCGATTATGAAGCTTTCATACAAAGCAGTAATTCCTTAGAAATGCAAAACAGAATATTAGAAAACTGCGCTAAGACTTTACCAGTAAAAAATGTGACAGTGGGAGGGAGTGTGCGGTTTTGTGAGAAATGTAGAATGGTCAAACCAGACAGGACGCATCATTGTTCGGTTTGCGGGGAGTGCGTCTTGAAAATGGATCACCATTGCCCATGGATAAACAACTGCGTCTGTTTTACGAACTACAAGTTCTTCGTGTTATTTCTAGGATATGCCTTGCTTTATTGcatttatatttgtttgacGTCTCTCCCTTATTTCATCGCGTTTTGGAAG GGTGATCTCCAAGGAATGGGGAGattccacattttatttttatttttcgtcgCTATTATGTTTGGGGTTAGTTTGATGTCCTTATTTGGATACCACTGTTATTTAGTACTAGAAAATAGAACTACATTGG AAGCATTTAGACCTCCGTCGTTTCGGGGAGTGGGAGCAGATAAATATGGTTTCCATTTAGgtcgttttaaaaatttcaaacaagtCTTTGGAGATGATCCCAAGTCATGGTTTCTCCCCATTAGTACAAG tTTGGGTGATGGTATACAGTACCCTATGCATACGAGGCTTCGTCCAAGTGTCAGTTACAACGCGGCGGACAACGCATTAAACAG TATGGGAGATGGTGTAACGTTTCCTCAAAGACATCTGGACGAAGACCAGGAAGGATTGCTTCATGATCATCCATGGGAAGAAGAGGAAGTTTGGTATCCATAG
- the LOC136414766 gene encoding mitochondrial import inner membrane translocase subunit TIM50-C-like produces the protein MLRFSLRTVNILSNALKQRHGVIFHDRNYRGFIQIHYNFSQARVYSNDQKYKTPLGSLLDSSKEQAQVSQDKIDEEETKKQREQSWRTMKLTLIFFGISFSLVGTYLVVTLGAPQRDEEGLPLRDQFSDFPAVKAYFLRTIRELDYYRKLIREPSREKLLPDPLQYPYIQPKYTLVLEVTDVLVHPDWTYQTGWRFKKRPLLDYFLESLKDQYEIVIYTAEQGMTVFPLIEAIDPKNIIAYKLVRDATHFTGGHHVKSLNNLNRDLSKVICIDWNGSNLKFNPENLFCVKRWPGNDDDTSLLDLVTFLKTIADNGIDDVREVLKVYSKYDDPIMAFREKQKKLIDELEAQAAAQREQQNSKVSRWTPTFFKKISTS, from the exons atgttgagatTTTCCCTTAGGACCGTAAATATTCTCAGTAATGCTCTTAAACAAAGACATGGGGTTATTTTCCATGACCGAAACTATCGCGGTTTCATACAAATCCACTATAACTTTAGCCAGGCCCGGGTCTATTCAAATG accaaaaatacaaaaccccTTTGGGGAGCTTGTTAGATAGCAGTAAAGAGCAAGCTCAGGTTAGCCAGGATAAAATAGATGAAGAAGAGACCAAGAAACAGAGGGAACAGTCATGGCGCACAATGAAACTTACCTTAATATTCTTTGGAATAAGTTTCTCTCTAGTGGGCACTTACTTAGTTGTCACTTTAGGGGCTCCTCAGAGGGATGAAGAAGGTTTGCCACTGCGAGATCAGTTTTCTGATTTTCCAGCTGTTAAAGCTTATTTCTTGAGGACAATTAGAGAATTAGATTATTATCGAAAG CTTATAAGAGAACCCTCTAGGGAAAAGTTACTGCCTGATCCACTGCAATATCCTTATATACAACCTAAATATACATTAGTTCTAGAAGTTACTGACGTATTAGTACATCCAGATTGGACCTACCAAACTGGCTGGCGATTTAAAAAGAGGCCAT tgTTGGATTACTTCCTAGAATCTCTTAAAGATCAATATGAAATCGTAATATACACGGCAGAGCAAGGAATGACGGTATTTCCGTTAATTGAAGCAATTGATCCGAAGAACATCATAGCTTATAAACTAGTCAGAGATGCCACTCATTTTACTGGGGGACACCATGTCAAAAGTTTAAACAACTTAAATAGAGATTTAAGCAAAGTCATATGCATCGATTGGAATGGCAGTAATCTTAAGTTCAACCCCGAGAATTTGTTTTGTGTAAAACGGTGGCCGGGTAACGACGATGATACTTCTCTTTTGGATTTAGTGacctttttaaaaa cTATAGCTGACAATGGAATAGATGATGTAAGGGAAGTTTTGAAAGTATACAGTAAATATGATGACCCAATAATGGCATTCAGAGAAAAGCAGAAGAAGCTCATAGATGAATTAGAAGCACAAGCAGCTGCACAGCGAGAACAGCAAAACAGTAAAGTGTCTAGGTGGACTCCTACtttctttaagaaaatttcgaCTTCTTAG